DNA from Terriglobus tenax:
CCCCAACTGGACGAAATCACCGCGAACACTCGGCGGCTGGTGCAGGCTGAGCGCCTGGCCATTAATGAAAACGCCGTAGCCGAGCTGTTTGGCACCGGCATTGAAGACCGCATTCTGCCGGTAGGCTCGAAGGCCCCGGAGTTTTCGCTGCCCGATGCCATCAGCGGCAAGCCGATCCAGTCGGCTGACCTGCTGGCACTGGGACCGCTGGTCATCAACTTCTTCCGCGGACGCTGGTGCCCGTACTGCGTTACGGAACTGGAGACATGGCGCGAGCTGTATCCCACGTTGCGCGAACGCGGCGCCCTGCTGGTAGCGATTTCACCGCAGACCGTGCGGCAGTCAGACTTCACCGTGCAGCAGCACGCACTGCGCTTTCCCTTGCTGTGGGACCAGGGCGCCGCACTGGCGGACAAGTTTGGTGTGGGCTACACGCCGTCAACCAATATGCAGCAGTACTACCGGTCAATCCTGGTGAACATTCCCTTCATCAACACAGGGCAGAACGCTCTGAAACCGGCGACGGATGCCGCGTGGCGCCTGCCGCTGCCGGCGACGTTTGTCGTGGGTCAGGATGGGATCATCCGCTTTGCGGAGGCGCATGCGGACTTCCGTGTGCGACCGGAGCCGGCCGATGTGCTGGCGGCGTTGTAAGGGCGGCTCTTAACCCACCCCAGCGTTCCACCCCAGCGACAAAGTCGCCGGGACCCCGGTTTGCGAGGGCGGCCACCCGGTGGAGGAAAACTCCACAAAAGCAGATTTCTCCGCTGCGCTGCGAAATGACAAACAAGAAAGGCAAAGGCGGTCGCGCGATGCGCGATCTCCCACCCATGCTTCGCATGGATGGGGCACCCGATACGGTGGCTTACAAGCGGCGGGTACGGATGCCGAAGATGCTGTAGAGCGGGCAATAGTTCACCAGTCCGGTCAGCAGAGGAACCAGTCCGATGAGGCCGATCCAGCGAAGCGGCCCCTGCACCAGGACAATCGCGCCCAGCAAAACAAGGCCCAGGACGATGCGGATGATTTGATCGATCGTGCCAACGTTCTTCATACCCTGACTCCCTTTCGACTGCGGAGCCAGCCTAGTCCTGTGCGCCCGCGAGCGCAGTGATTCGCGTCACGCAGGCCAGACCGGCGATAATGGAGATGACGGGCCGCGAAGCGCACGTTTGGCGCGGCCGAACCATGAACTGCTACAAGAAACAGAACGGAGCAGAGATTCGTTATGAGCACTTCGACCGCATGGAGCGCACTGGCGCAGCATTACACCGCAATTGAGAAGATCCACCTGCGTGAGCTGTTTGCCTCCGACCCCGCCCGCGCCGAGCGTTACGCCCTGGAAGCCGCAGGCATCTTTGTTGATTTCTCAAAGAACCGCATCACCGACGAGACGCTGAAGCTGTTGCTGGCGCTGGCCGAGGAATCCGGCCTGAAGGCGAAGATCGAGGCGATGTTCACCGGCGAGAAGATCAACATCACCGAGAACCGCTCCGTGCTGCACATCGCCCTGCGCGCGCCAAAGGGGACGCAGATCTTCTCCGATGGCAAGGATGTTGTGCCCGAGGTGCATGAGGTTCTGGACAAGATGGCCGGTTTTGCCGACCGTGTCCGTTCGGGCGCATGGAAGGGTTTTACCGGCAAGGCGATCAAGACCGTGGTCAACGTTGGCATCGGCGGATCGGACCTGGGCCCGGTGATGGCCTATGAGGCTCTCCGCCACTACTCGCAGCGCGACCTGAGCTTCCGCTTTGTGTCGAACGTGGACGGCACCGACATTGCCGAAGCGACGCATGATCTTGATCCTGAAACGACGTTGTTCCTGATCGCGTCGAAGACCTTCACCACGCTGGAGACGATGACCAATGCGCACTCCGCGCGCGAGTGGCTGCTGAAGAGCCTGAAGGACGAGAAGGCCGTGGCGAACCACTTTGTGGCCATCTCCACCAATGCGAAGGAAGTGGCGAAGTTCGGCATCGACACGGCGAACATGTTCGGCTTCTGGGACTGGGTCGGCGGACGCTACTCGATGGACTCGGCCATTGGCCTGTCGACCATGATCGCCATTGGACCGGATAATTTCCGCGAGATGCTGGCCGGTTTCCACGCGATGGACGAGCATTTCCGCTCGACTCCGTTTGAGAAGAACCTGCCGGTGATCCTCGGCCTGCTGAGCGTCTGGTACACGGACTTCTTCAATGCGCAGACCTATGCCGTGCTGCCGTATGACCAGTACCTGAAGCGCTTCCCTGCCTACCTGCAGCAGCTCACCATGGAGTCGAACGGTAAGCATGTGACCCTGCAGGGTGAGCATGTTTCGCACGATACCGGCGCCATCTACTGGGGCGAGCCGGGCACCAATGGACAGCACAGCTTCTACCAGTTGATCCACCAGGGCACGCGCCTGATCCCCGCCGACTTCATCGGCTTTATGCGTTCGCTGAACCAGGTGAGCAACCACCACGATCTGCTGATGGCCAACGTCTTTGCGCAGACCGAGGCGCTGGCCTTTGGCAAGACCGCGGAGCAGGTAAAGGCCGAGGGCACGGCAGACTGGCTGGTGCCGCACCGCGTGTTTGAGGGCAACCGCCCATCGAACACCATCCTTGCCGAGGAGCTGACGCCGAAGGTTCTGGGAACGCTGGTGGCTCTCTATGAGCACATCGTCTTCACGCAGGGCGTGATCTGGAACATCGACTCGTTCGACCAGTGGGGCGTGGAGCTGGGCAAGGTGCTGGCCATGCGCATCGTTCCCGAGCTGGAAGGCGCGGGCGAGCTGAAGCATGACTCGTCCACCAACGCGCTGATCGAGAAGTACCGTAAGGCGCGCAGGAAGTAAGCGCGGAAGCTGAAAAAGGCCGGAGCTCAGGCTCCGGCCTTTTTGCGTCTACTGGCAGGCTTATTCGTGACGGAGAGCCGTGACAGGATCGAGCCTGCTGGCGCGCCATGCAGGCAGGAAGCCGGAGACAAGACCAACCAGCGCAAGGATGCCGAAGCTGATCATCGCGATGGTCAGGTTGGGCCTGAGGACAATGTCGCCCTCGTTGTTCACGGTCTTGTACATGTCGGAATAGAGCGGCATGGGCGGAATAAGATGGGCGATGGCAACGGCAGCGATCATCCCGGCAATCCCGGCAAGGAAGGTCAGCGTCAGGCTTTCGAGCAGGAACTGCGAGAGAATATCGCGGCGGCGCGCACCGAGTGCTTTCTGCAGGCCGATTTCGCGGGTGCGTTCGGTCACCGAGACCAGCATGATATTCATGACGCCGACGCCGCCCACCGCGAGCGTCATCGCTCCGATGATGCCAAGCAGGGCTTCGAGGGCGAGCGAGAACTGGCTCATCTCCTGCGCGTTTTCGATGGTGTCCCAAACGGAGAAGGCTTTCTCGTCAGCGGGATTGAAGTGGTGGCGCGCGGCGAGAATGGAGCGGACAGCGCTGGTGGCCTTCTTGTTCAGCTCCGGTGAGAGCGGCTGATAGACCAGCGAGTCCGGGTCGCGGCGGTTCTCCAGGTCTCGCAGCGTGAAGAACGGGATGAAGACGTTCTCGTTGTCCGGTCCATTGTTGGATGAGTCCTGGATCTTGTTCTGCAGCACACCGATGACGGTGAAGGTCTGGCCGTTGAGCTGCACGGTCTCTCCAATGGCCGGGTAGCCGTTGAAGAGCTTCTGCGCCGCGTGCGGACCAAAGATAGCGACCTTGCGATGCTCGGTGAAGTCGTCCGGAGCGAAGTAGCGGCCCTGCTCCACGACGAGCTTGCGCATGCCATCGTAGGGCAACTCCACGGCCTTGACCTGGATGTTGACGGCCTTGGCGTTCCACTTGAAGCTGTAGGAGGTATCGTTCTCGACGGAGAAGGCTTTGATCAGCGGCATCTGCTCACGGACGGCGTCGGCGTCCTCTGCCGTGAGGTGAATGCGCTTGCCGGAGCGTTCGCCGCCGGCTTGCATGGAGGTCTGCCCTCCCCAGCCCATGATGACGTTGTTGCCGATACCCATGAAGCCCATCAGGATGGTCTGGCCGAGCGCCGCCCCGTAGCTGATGAGCAGGACGACAGTGACCAGTCCCCAGGCGATGCCCAGCATGGTGAGGCCCGAGCGCAGACGGTTGCGCAGAAGCGACTGGAGAGACTGCTGGACGGTTTCCTTGATCTGCATCATGTGGGAGCTGGCCTGCCTGCAGGAGGGTACGGCAGGCGACAGGAAAAGTTCCACGGAGGCCGAGGCCAGGAGATACCTCAGCGGCTAAAGCCGCATCCACACGAGGGATTTTGCGGCACGGCTAAAGCCGTGCCCTGACGCAAAAGACGCTGCGGATACGCCTCAACCAGGCGCAGTACATGCTTTAAATCAAGCGCTTACAGAGGCAAATGAAAGCGAAGGATAACGGGCATCCGCCTGGATAATAGCTTCAATGGCATCCCGGGAATCGATGGCTCCGCGGGCGCCCACGGCAGTGCAGTTGCGGGCGGCAGCGGCACAGGCGAAGTCGAGCTGACGGGTCAGCGGCCAGTCCTGCAGCATGCCGTAGATGAAGCCGGCGTGGAAGATGTCTCCTGCGCCCGTGGTGTCGACCGCGTGGATGCGGTAGGCCGGGCGGTAGCAGAAGCTCTTGCCGTCATAGGCCAGAACACCATCGGGGCCCAGCGTCGCAGCAGAGAGCGTATTCCCGTAACGGCGGTGCATCTTGCTGAGAGCGGTCTCGAGGTCGGGCTCGTTCATCAGGCGGGTGGGAAAGTCGCGGCTGACGATCAGGTAGTCGATGTTGATCAGCAGGTCGTCGATGCCCGGGAACTGCAGGTCGAGATCGGCGACGACGGGAATGTTGGCCTCGCGTGCCCACTGTGCGGCCTGGGTGGCAGCGGCGGTGTCCTGTCCGTCCACGTGGAGCGCACGCGCGTCGGTGATCCACTCGCGCTGGATCTCTTCGGGACACAGCGTC
Protein-coding regions in this window:
- a CDS encoding peroxiredoxin-like family protein yields the protein MDDRTIPSLQPQLDEITANTRRLVQAERLAINENAVAELFGTGIEDRILPVGSKAPEFSLPDAISGKPIQSADLLALGPLVINFFRGRWCPYCVTELETWRELYPTLRERGALLVAISPQTVRQSDFTVQQHALRFPLLWDQGAALADKFGVGYTPSTNMQQYYRSILVNIPFINTGQNALKPATDAAWRLPLPATFVVGQDGIIRFAEAHADFRVRPEPADVLAAL
- a CDS encoding YgaP family membrane protein, with the protein product MKNVGTIDQIIRIVLGLVLLGAIVLVQGPLRWIGLIGLVPLLTGLVNYCPLYSIFGIRTRRL
- the pgi gene encoding glucose-6-phosphate isomerase; amino-acid sequence: MSTSTAWSALAQHYTAIEKIHLRELFASDPARAERYALEAAGIFVDFSKNRITDETLKLLLALAEESGLKAKIEAMFTGEKINITENRSVLHIALRAPKGTQIFSDGKDVVPEVHEVLDKMAGFADRVRSGAWKGFTGKAIKTVVNVGIGGSDLGPVMAYEALRHYSQRDLSFRFVSNVDGTDIAEATHDLDPETTLFLIASKTFTTLETMTNAHSAREWLLKSLKDEKAVANHFVAISTNAKEVAKFGIDTANMFGFWDWVGGRYSMDSAIGLSTMIAIGPDNFREMLAGFHAMDEHFRSTPFEKNLPVILGLLSVWYTDFFNAQTYAVLPYDQYLKRFPAYLQQLTMESNGKHVTLQGEHVSHDTGAIYWGEPGTNGQHSFYQLIHQGTRLIPADFIGFMRSLNQVSNHHDLLMANVFAQTEALAFGKTAEQVKAEGTADWLVPHRVFEGNRPSNTILAEELTPKVLGTLVALYEHIVFTQGVIWNIDSFDQWGVELGKVLAMRIVPELEGAGELKHDSSTNALIEKYRKARRK
- a CDS encoding ABC transporter permease, translating into MMQIKETVQQSLQSLLRNRLRSGLTMLGIAWGLVTVVLLISYGAALGQTILMGFMGIGNNVIMGWGGQTSMQAGGERSGKRIHLTAEDADAVREQMPLIKAFSVENDTSYSFKWNAKAVNIQVKAVELPYDGMRKLVVEQGRYFAPDDFTEHRKVAIFGPHAAQKLFNGYPAIGETVQLNGQTFTVIGVLQNKIQDSSNNGPDNENVFIPFFTLRDLENRRDPDSLVYQPLSPELNKKATSAVRSILAARHHFNPADEKAFSVWDTIENAQEMSQFSLALEALLGIIGAMTLAVGGVGVMNIMLVSVTERTREIGLQKALGARRRDILSQFLLESLTLTFLAGIAGMIAAVAIAHLIPPMPLYSDMYKTVNNEGDIVLRPNLTIAMISFGILALVGLVSGFLPAWRASRLDPVTALRHE
- a CDS encoding carbohydrate kinase family protein; its protein translation is MESTRKVDLVGVGLNATDTVLTLPTFPTLGSKVEYHHSIVLPGGQVASTVVACQNWGLTTRYVGKLGDDQAADLHHKAFAAAGVQTKIITVPHSASPQSHILVDPSGERTVLVRRDDRLTLCPEEIQREWITDARALHVDGQDTAAATQAAQWAREANIPVVADLDLQFPGIDDLLINIDYLIVSRDFPTRLMNEPDLETALSKMHRRYGNTLSAATLGPDGVLAYDGKSFCYRPAYRIHAVDTTGAGDIFHAGFIYGMLQDWPLTRQLDFACAAAARNCTAVGARGAIDSRDAIEAIIQADARYPSLSFASVSA